The region CCATTGCCGTACTTGAGGATTTGTTGGGTAGTATCCGGTCATAGATCTGTAAAAGAACTATAGGAATTGCAAGATTGAGGATATTGATAACTGAGCTGAGCAGTAGAATATCCAGCCGTCTACCTGCTTTCAACGGAGTAACTGAGTGTGTTTTCTGCCTGGCGGTTGTGGCCATAGCTCTCTCCAAAGGTTAAAATAAATGCGATATCTTTAAACATGCATACTGCCCATTTCGTAGAATATAGTAAGTGATATTTTTTTTCCAGCGATTATATTTGGCTACAGAGTAATTGTTTTGGGTGCTGTGGCAAACCTTATTCATTGTGGGGAGAAAATAGGTAAAGATATTTCGGGGAGTTGTTCACAGCAAATCTGAGCAATTATGAGGCCAGGGTTTGAAATATAATCGAATAAAGTTTAATCATGGTTGGGAATCTGGTGTGTGGATACCATATGGAAATTTTGCTTTGGCCGTCTTTTTTTGAGGTGAGAGTATCTTTTTTCTTTACAGTAACAATTAATGAAAATATAAAATTTTTAAGCTGCTATGATTTGAGGATATCTGACATATAAAAATGAGCAGTATCCTGTTGTGAATTATTGCGATAACTGCTTTGAATATCTTGGGGAAGTGGAGTATTTCGGTATTGTGAATGAAGTTCCTTATGAAGATTTCTATGGAGCAGGATGTCGCTTGTGCGGGAAACCGGCCAAAGATGAGCGGTTTTAGCAGAAAGGCTAACAGGTAGTTCATGAGAGAGGCTCTGTAGTGAGTAACTCCACTGCTCCCTGGGAAAGGTCCGGACTAAGATGGGCATACCGCATAGTCATGTTGATAGTCTTATGTCGCATAAGCGTTTTGATCCGGTAAATATCGACGCCGGCAATTGCCAGCCAGGATGCAAAGGTATGTCTTAAGCTATGAAAGACAATTCGTTGGCTTTTGGCTGTGGCATATTTATTCAGTTCTAATTCGTCCACCACAGCCTTGAACTGATGTGAAAGGTTCTCGCGCTTTTTGCCTCCGGCAAGAGGGGGAAAGATCAAGGCTCCGTCAGACTGTTCTTTGCGGTGCATTAGCATATCAAGGGCTGCAGAATTAAGAGGAATACTTCCGCCCGGCTTCTGGGTGCTGCTGAGCATACGCACAGTAAGCAGCTTTCCATAAAAATTAATATCATGCCACTCTACACGCTGGATTTCGCCAAGCCTCATGCCAGTGTTTAATGATAGCTGAATTGCATCGTGTAGATCTTGCCAGCATTTCCTGTGATGTGCAGCTTTGGCTTGCTCTGCTTTTTCAATCGTTGCTGTTAGTAGTAATTTAGCTTCTTCTTTGCTAAGGAATCGCTCTCTTTGGTTCTGGTTGCCGATCTGGGGTAAATCTACGTGCTCAATAGGGGATTGGTCAGGGAATACGACCACATCTTCAACCACAGTCGTGGCTGCCCGGTTGAAAACAGATCTGATAATAGCCATATGATGGAGTACAGTCGCATCGGCCAGCTTGTCATCGTAAAGGGTGTCCATGAATTCCTGAAGGAGATCTGGAGTAATAGCCGAAAGAGGGAATTCTCCAAGAAATGGGTGAATACGCTTGTTTGCCCGCTTAACATCATCCGTCCAGGTTTTGCGTTTTTTGCGGTCGCGTTTCCATGGGATGTAGTACAATTCGAAAAAATCTCTGAAAGTGATTTCTTTGATTTGTTCTTTGGTTTCGTTTGCCTGAGCCTCGGCTTTCTTTTTGGCGTGTTGCTCTTTGAGTTCAGCAAATGTTGTTGGGCCAGATCCTTTTTTGTAGTTCTGTTGCAATGTGTGGCGAAGGGTAACTATTTCTGATACTTTCCACCCTTCAGAGGACCAGCCGATTCCTTCTTCAATCTTTTTCCCATTACGTGACCATCGGCAACTATAGTAGCGGTCAAGTTTGCCTTTATGTTTTCGGTCTGGGAATTCGTAGTAGCGGAGACCTATGGCTCCTTTAACCTTTGACCATTTTGCTTTGCTTGATTTCATTATCCCACTTTACTCCCACTTTTCGCAACTTTCAAGGGACGCTCTGGGACATTTTTATAAAAGAAAGTCTTTAAATACAGCATATAGGGACGCTCAGGGACACATGCTGTAGCCTTGGTATTGGACTCAAAATCCGCCGGGTTCACGCCCTTGAGAGTTCGAGTCTCTCTCCCGGTACCAGATAATACAAGGACTTACAGCTTTATGGTTGTAAGTCCTTTTTTTGTGTCTGGTGTTTTGTACAATTTTTTTGAGGGTGATGGGCTATAAACATTATTATTTAGCTTATGGGAAATAGAGACAGCCTGACTTGACAAGCTGGTTTGATTGGGCGTTACATATTTATGTGCTGAATAAATGTGCCGCTCAATGAGCTGGTGAAGGAATTTCATATGGTCCGTGATGAATCTTAACGGTTTATGTAAACGCTTATTCATAACTCCGTTTCTGCTGATTGAAGTGCCAGTCGCGCTGGTTGGCGAGTTTCTGCGAATGCGGCGAGGATGATTCCAATAAATAGAAAAGGGATGTGCTATGCAGTACTGGGGAAAAACATTTGAAGACGGCCAGTGGCATCATTTGCGGCGGCATTGTATTGAAGTTGCGGCTGTGATGAAGGTTCTGCTGCAGTCTGATGCCGCCCTGCGCAGCAGAATTTCTGCGTTGTCCCCCCTTGATGCGGATGCAACTGAAAACCTGCTTATCTACCTCGCATGTATTCATGATCTTGGTAAATTCTCCCTTTGTTTTCAACATCAGAAGGCTGATCTGGCAATTTTGAACGGAATTCCTGATCCTAAAGGCTCAGAACACCATACTATGCTGGGTGTGAAGTTATGGAGTGCGTACAGGCTCCACAAGAAGATAGGATGCACGGATTCAAGACTTTTCAGTCCCCTGGCAGTTGCAGCCCTTGCGCATCATGGGAATCCGGTCTCTTATGAAAAGATAAAGCCGGATAGACTGAAAAGATTTTTTGGCCTCTGCGTCGATGATGCATTGCAATTTAATGATGAAGCGGTCTCTTTTTTTATAAATCATGAATTCCAGGACGGTTTGCACGATGAATCCTTGCAGGGGCTTTCATGGGCTGCTGCCGGTCTGTTTATCCTGTCGGACTGGATAGGTTCAAATGAAATCTGGTTTGGCCCGGATTCAAGCCCTATTTCCATCTCAGCTGGATGGAAGGAAGCCTCGGAAAAGGCTAAGTTGGCTGTTTCGCAAGCGAAAATACTACCCGCCGCTTCGGCTGAGTCCACTAGCTTTGCCCACCTTTTCAAATATCTCCCCGATGATGCGGTCCCCAGTGTCCTGCAACAAGCTGTTCTCGACCTGCCGGAGCAGCGAGAGCCGGAATTGCTGATCCTCGAAGATCTGACCGGTGGCGGGAAGACGGAAGCAGCTGTGCTGGCCGCGCATAGGGCTATGCGTAGCGGTGCATCTCAGGGGCTTTTCATAGGTCTGCCGACTATGGCTACTGCCAATGCTATGTACAGCCGTCTTGCCGGTACGTACCGCAGACTTTTTAAGGATGAGGACGCTTCATTGATTCTCGCCCACGGGGGCCGGGCTCTGCATGATGGATATCTGGGGAGCATAGTACCTATGGAAAACGGAGCTGACGGGGTAGAAGATGATGGCAGGGCAGTCTGTTATTCATGGTTTGCCGATAACCGTAAGAAAGCTCTGCTCGCTCCTTGTGGTGTGGGGACAATTGATCAGGCCCTGCTTGGTATACTCAGCTCTAAACATCAGGCCCTGCGGCTTTTAGGACTCAGCCGTTCATTTCTTATTGTAGATGAAGTGCATGCCTATGATGCTTATACAGGGCGGCTTCTGGCAAATCTGCTTACTTTTCATGCCGCGCAGGGCGGCAGCGCAATCCTGCTTTCCGCCACATTGCCGGATCATATTCGCAGGGAACTCATGGAGGCATGGGCAAAAGGGCGAGATTTTTGCGGGGCTGATCCCTTGACCATATCGCCGAAAGAGGATGGTTTTCCTTTGCTGACCCGGATGCAGGATCGGTCTGTGCAGGAGATAGCCCTTGAAAGTAACAGAAAAATCGATATGTCCGTTGAATGTGTTTATGATGAAGGCGTGATGTTTCGCAGTCTTGTCGAGGTCCGTAAATCGGGCGGCTGCGGCTGCTGGATAAGAAATACTGTTGCTGATGCTGTCGCCGCGCGGGATTGCTTGATTGAAGAGTTTCAGCTGCCGGAAAAGGATGTGATCCTTTTTCATGCCCGGTTTACCGGTTTGGATCGCATGAAAATAGAACAGCAGGTGTTGGATCTTTTCGGTAAAGAAAGCGAACCGGAGCAGCGGTCCGGTAAGATCCTTATTGCCACACAGGTGGTCGAGCAGTCACTGGATTTGGACTTCGATCAATTGTTGTCTGATCTCGCTCCGATGGAACTGATGATTCAGCGGGCCGGGAGATGCCATCGGCATTTTAGGGATTTTCGGCCACAGGGATACGAATCTCCTTTGATGAAAGTGCTTATGCCTGATCCAGTAGATGACCCGAATGAGGATTGGTATGCGAATTTATTTGAAATAGGGCAATATGTTTACACGCATCCTGCTCTGCTCTGGCGTACAGCTCGATTGCTGAAGGAAAAAGGAGCTATCCGGTTGCCTGAAGAGGCCCGGGAATTAGTGGAAGGAGCGTATGGAGCCGGTTTGGAGGCTCCGGCCGTTTTTGAAGGACAGGAGTTGAAAGCCGAAGGAGATGAATCAGCCGGAAAATCGCTCGCCGGTTTTCTTTCGTTAAATTTCAGTGCCGGGTATAATTCCAATGAGGGACAGTGGGATAATGACACAATGACCCCGACAAGGCTGGGGGAAGAATCTCGTCAACTGCGGCTTTTAAAGGTTGAAGGCGGCCGGCTGTCGCTTTGGGCTGCGTCTGACGATAAATTTATTACCATTAAGGACTGCATGCGTTCCGAAGTTCGGGTAAGTGCCAAGAAGGTGCGCCAAGCGGTTAATAAAGGTTATGAAGCCGAAGTAGAAGCGCTGATGTCGTGCATGCCTGATAAAGGGCGCTGGTGCGAGTGTCTTGTTCTGAACAAGTCGGAAGGTGATGTCTGGGCCGGGCAGGCGCTCAATGTTCAAGGTGAGGATGTTGAAGTTCTGTACAGTTCACAAAGTGGTCTCGAAGTTGTTTGTTAAGGGTGAGTGGTTGATTTTTTAATGGATACTTGAGTATTGTTTTATAGAAAATTTATTTTGCAATAAGTAGACCTGAATTGGCATAAAAAGTTGGCAATTTTTATATTGCTGAAAAAGGTTAAAAAATACTGAAGTTTGCAGGAAGAGTGTTCCCCGCACACGCGGGGATGATCCGTGATCTATCGAAAGTATGTTCGAAAGATTCATGTGTTCCCCGCACACGCGGGGATGATCCGGCGATATCGGGCAGGTTCACATGAACCCCACCGTGTTCCCCGCACACGCGGGGATGATCCGCAATGATTCGTTAATCATGTCGGCAGTGCGGCGGTGTTCCCCGCACACGCGGGGATGATCCGGTACTCTCCTACTGCGCCTGCGCCGACTTTAAGTGTTCCCCGCACACGCGGGGATGATCCGGCGCGTTTCTTCTTCTGGGTTGCCTACCATATGTGTTCCCCGCACACGCGGGGATGATCCGTGCGGGCAAAGGTTCGTGAGAGCGGTGTAGATGTGTTCCCCGCACACGCGGGGATGATCCGAGTGCATGTATTTTGATAGAATGATGTTTTATGTGTTCCCCGCACACGCGGGGATGATCCGCTCTCTACCATCACATACAATTCATCCAATAGGTGTTCCCCGCACACGCGGGGATGATCCGCAGTAGATCAGTGGTTCGAATCCACTCGGACGGTGTTCCCCGCACACGCGGGGATGATCCGATTAGCAATCTTTTGGGGAGGACTTGGATTAAGTGTTCCCCGCACACGCGGGGATGATCCGCTATTGAGTATAACCGCCGGTCTGAGAACATTGTGTTCCCCGCACCCGCGGGGATGATCCGAGTGTTGTCCAAAGCCCATATTCGGTATTTTAGTGTTCCCCGCACCCGCGGGGATGATCCGGTCTATGATGGTTTTCCACGCTGATCCGTCACGTGTTCCCCGCACCCGCGGGGATGATCCGCCTTGGCACGGGTCTAAAATGTCTAGAGGTGCGTGTTCCCCGCACCCGCGGGGATGATCCGACTTGGTTTCAGAGTTCCGTGAATACGTGCGCGTGTTCCCCGCACCCGCGGGGATGATCCGTCTCATTCCCTGTTCAAACAGATCGACCCCTTGTGTTCCCCGCACACGCGGGGATGATCTAAGCGGGGGGGAATAGCTGAATTTTCTCCCCTCGCTTTTTGTCTTAAGTTATTTTTACTATCTCATGCATGGGTTGATATTTCCCATATTGATGGAGGCAACGGTATGAGATATTTTTTTGCGTTTGTATTTCTAGTCCTTACATATCCGTTCTGGGTGCCTTTCCCTTACTTATTATACAAGATATTTACTGCCCCTTCATGGGGGAATTTTTTCTGTTTGGTTTTTTCTTTTGCTATCTTCAAATGTCTTATGGAAGAATTGGTGAATTTTTTGCCGGATAAATCTAAATGAAATTATAGATCCATATCTTTTATCAAAAATTCTGTATCTGCTTTCTTTTTATTAATAAAACAATTATGTTGCCCCTGTATCTGTATTTTATAAAATGTGGAGGTGATTAATGCATTACAACCTTTTGCAGGAAAAATGGCTACCGGTCATCCGAGCGGATGGCAGCCATGACCGCATTGCTCCTTATGAGATCGTTGGTGGAGATTCTCCTCCGGTTGATCTTATTCCGCCGAGGCCCGATTTTCGGGCTGCCCTTATGGAATTTTTGATCGGGCTTGTTCAGACTGTTTATCCTCCTGATCAGGAAAAAGATTGGAAAGGCGGTTTTGCAAATTCACCGTCTCAGGATGAGTTGCGGTCCGCAATGATGGTTCATGAATCATATTTTAATCTGTTCGGGGCACGCCCGCGTTTCATGCAGGATTTTACTATGTCCGAGGAGGATAAGCCTGCTCGGAATCATGTTTCTGCTCTTCTTATTGACGCTCCGGGCGGCAATACCCTTAAGCATAATACCGACTTTTTTAACAAGCGTGGGGCGGTTGAATGCATGTGTCCGGCTTGTGCTGCCATGAGCCTCTTCACCTTACAGGCATTTGCCC is a window of Maridesulfovibrio sp. DNA encoding:
- the cas3 gene encoding CRISPR-associated helicase Cas3' — encoded protein: MQYWGKTFEDGQWHHLRRHCIEVAAVMKVLLQSDAALRSRISALSPLDADATENLLIYLACIHDLGKFSLCFQHQKADLAILNGIPDPKGSEHHTMLGVKLWSAYRLHKKIGCTDSRLFSPLAVAALAHHGNPVSYEKIKPDRLKRFFGLCVDDALQFNDEAVSFFINHEFQDGLHDESLQGLSWAAAGLFILSDWIGSNEIWFGPDSSPISISAGWKEASEKAKLAVSQAKILPAASAESTSFAHLFKYLPDDAVPSVLQQAVLDLPEQREPELLILEDLTGGGKTEAAVLAAHRAMRSGASQGLFIGLPTMATANAMYSRLAGTYRRLFKDEDASLILAHGGRALHDGYLGSIVPMENGADGVEDDGRAVCYSWFADNRKKALLAPCGVGTIDQALLGILSSKHQALRLLGLSRSFLIVDEVHAYDAYTGRLLANLLTFHAAQGGSAILLSATLPDHIRRELMEAWAKGRDFCGADPLTISPKEDGFPLLTRMQDRSVQEIALESNRKIDMSVECVYDEGVMFRSLVEVRKSGGCGCWIRNTVADAVAARDCLIEEFQLPEKDVILFHARFTGLDRMKIEQQVLDLFGKESEPEQRSGKILIATQVVEQSLDLDFDQLLSDLAPMELMIQRAGRCHRHFRDFRPQGYESPLMKVLMPDPVDDPNEDWYANLFEIGQYVYTHPALLWRTARLLKEKGAIRLPEEARELVEGAYGAGLEAPAVFEGQELKAEGDESAGKSLAGFLSLNFSAGYNSNEGQWDNDTMTPTRLGEESRQLRLLKVEGGRLSLWAASDDKFITIKDCMRSEVRVSAKKVRQAVNKGYEAEVEALMSCMPDKGRWCECLVLNKSEGDVWAGQALNVQGEDVEVLYSSQSGLEVVC
- a CDS encoding tyrosine-type recombinase/integrase; this encodes MKSSKAKWSKVKGAIGLRYYEFPDRKHKGKLDRYYSCRWSRNGKKIEEGIGWSSEGWKVSEIVTLRHTLQQNYKKGSGPTTFAELKEQHAKKKAEAQANETKEQIKEITFRDFFELYYIPWKRDRKKRKTWTDDVKRANKRIHPFLGEFPLSAITPDLLQEFMDTLYDDKLADATVLHHMAIIRSVFNRAATTVVEDVVVFPDQSPIEHVDLPQIGNQNQRERFLSKEEAKLLLTATIEKAEQAKAAHHRKCWQDLHDAIQLSLNTGMRLGEIQRVEWHDINFYGKLLTVRMLSSTQKPGGSIPLNSAALDMLMHRKEQSDGALIFPPLAGGKKRENLSHQFKAVVDELELNKYATAKSQRIVFHSLRHTFASWLAIAGVDIYRIKTLMRHKTINMTMRYAHLSPDLSQGAVELLTTEPLS